A single region of the Buteo buteo chromosome 16, bButBut1.hap1.1, whole genome shotgun sequence genome encodes:
- the SRSF10 gene encoding serine/arginine-rich splicing factor 10 isoform X4 — translation MSRYLRPPNTSLFVRNVADDTRSEDLRREFGRYGPIVDVYVPLDFYTRRPRGFAYVQFEDVRDAEDALHNLDRKWICGRQIEIQFAQGDRKTPNQMKAKEGRNLYSSSRYDDYDRYRRSRSRSYERRRSRSRSFDYSYRRSYSPRNSRPTGRPRRSRSHSDNDRFKHRNRSFSRSKSNSRSRSKSQPKKEMKAKSRSRGRTKL, via the exons ATGTCCCGCTACCTGCGTCCCCCTAACACCTCGCTCTTCGTGCGGAACGTGGCCGACGACACCCG GTCTGAAGACTTGCGCCGTGAATTTGGTCGTTATGGGCCTATAGTTGATGTATACGTTCCACTTGACTTCTACACTCGTCGTCCCAGAGGATTTGCTTATGTTCAAT TTGAAGATGTCCGTGATGCAGAAGATGCTCTCCATAATTTGGATCGAAAGTGGATTTGTGGTCGGCAAATAGAAATCCAGTTTGCACAGGGGGATCGGAAGA CACCAAATCAAATGAAAGCCAAGGAAGGGAGAAACCTATACAGTTCTTCTCGTTACGATGACTATGACAGATATAGGCGATCTAGAAGTCGGAGTTACGAAAGGAGACGGTCTAGAAGTCGTTCTTTTGATTACAGCTATAGAAGATCGTATAGTCCCAGAAA CAGTAGACCTACTGGAAGACCTCGTCGTAGCAGAAGCCATTCGGACAATGATAG GTTCAAACACCGCAATCGATCTTTTTCAAGATCTAAGTCCAATTCAAGATCACGATCCAAGTCACAGcccaagaaagaaatgaaggctAAATCACGGTCTAG
- the SRSF10 gene encoding serine/arginine-rich splicing factor 10 isoform X7: protein MSRYLRPPNTSLFVRNVADDTRSEDLRREFGRYGPIVDVYVPLDFYTRRPRGFAYVQFEDVRDAEDALHNLDRKWICGRQIEIQFAQGDRKTPNQMKAKEGRNLYSSSRYDDYDRYRRSRSRSYERRRSRSRSFDYSYRRSYSPRNRPTGRPRRSRSHSDNDRGRTKL from the exons ATGTCCCGCTACCTGCGTCCCCCTAACACCTCGCTCTTCGTGCGGAACGTGGCCGACGACACCCG GTCTGAAGACTTGCGCCGTGAATTTGGTCGTTATGGGCCTATAGTTGATGTATACGTTCCACTTGACTTCTACACTCGTCGTCCCAGAGGATTTGCTTATGTTCAAT TTGAAGATGTCCGTGATGCAGAAGATGCTCTCCATAATTTGGATCGAAAGTGGATTTGTGGTCGGCAAATAGAAATCCAGTTTGCACAGGGGGATCGGAAGA CACCAAATCAAATGAAAGCCAAGGAAGGGAGAAACCTATACAGTTCTTCTCGTTACGATGACTATGACAGATATAGGCGATCTAGAAGTCGGAGTTACGAAAGGAGACGGTCTAGAAGTCGTTCTTTTGATTACAGCTATAGAAGATCGTATAGTCCCAGAAA TAGACCTACTGGAAGACCTCGTCGTAGCAGAAGCCATTCGGACAATGATAG
- the SRSF10 gene encoding serine/arginine-rich splicing factor 10 isoform X6, whose translation MSRYLRPPNTSLFVRNVADDTRSEDLRREFGRYGPIVDVYVPLDFYTRRPRGFAYVQFEDVRDAEDALHNLDRKWICGRQIEIQFAQGDRKTPNQMKAKEGRNLYSSSRYDDYDRYRRSRSRSYERRRSRSRSFDYSYRRSYSPRNSRPTGRPRRSRSHSDNDRGRTKL comes from the exons ATGTCCCGCTACCTGCGTCCCCCTAACACCTCGCTCTTCGTGCGGAACGTGGCCGACGACACCCG GTCTGAAGACTTGCGCCGTGAATTTGGTCGTTATGGGCCTATAGTTGATGTATACGTTCCACTTGACTTCTACACTCGTCGTCCCAGAGGATTTGCTTATGTTCAAT TTGAAGATGTCCGTGATGCAGAAGATGCTCTCCATAATTTGGATCGAAAGTGGATTTGTGGTCGGCAAATAGAAATCCAGTTTGCACAGGGGGATCGGAAGA CACCAAATCAAATGAAAGCCAAGGAAGGGAGAAACCTATACAGTTCTTCTCGTTACGATGACTATGACAGATATAGGCGATCTAGAAGTCGGAGTTACGAAAGGAGACGGTCTAGAAGTCGTTCTTTTGATTACAGCTATAGAAGATCGTATAGTCCCAGAAA CAGTAGACCTACTGGAAGACCTCGTCGTAGCAGAAGCCATTCGGACAATGATAG
- the SRSF10 gene encoding serine/arginine-rich splicing factor 10 isoform X2: MSRYLRPPNTSLFVRNVADDTRSEDLRREFGRYGPIVDVYVPLDFYTRRPRGFAYVQFEDVRDAEDALHNLDRKWICGRQIEIQFAQGDRKTPNQMKAKEGRNLYSSSRYDDYDRYRRSRSRSYERRRSRSRSFDYSYRRSYSPRNRPTGRPRRSRSHSDNDRFKHRNRSFSRSKSNSRSRSKSQPKKEMKAKSRSRSASHTKSRGTSKTDSKTHYKSSSRYEKESRKKEPARSKSQSRSHSRSRSKSRSRSWTSPKSSGH; the protein is encoded by the exons ATGTCCCGCTACCTGCGTCCCCCTAACACCTCGCTCTTCGTGCGGAACGTGGCCGACGACACCCG GTCTGAAGACTTGCGCCGTGAATTTGGTCGTTATGGGCCTATAGTTGATGTATACGTTCCACTTGACTTCTACACTCGTCGTCCCAGAGGATTTGCTTATGTTCAAT TTGAAGATGTCCGTGATGCAGAAGATGCTCTCCATAATTTGGATCGAAAGTGGATTTGTGGTCGGCAAATAGAAATCCAGTTTGCACAGGGGGATCGGAAGA CACCAAATCAAATGAAAGCCAAGGAAGGGAGAAACCTATACAGTTCTTCTCGTTACGATGACTATGACAGATATAGGCGATCTAGAAGTCGGAGTTACGAAAGGAGACGGTCTAGAAGTCGTTCTTTTGATTACAGCTATAGAAGATCGTATAGTCCCAGAAA TAGACCTACTGGAAGACCTCGTCGTAGCAGAAGCCATTCGGACAATGATAG GTTCAAACACCGCAATCGATCTTTTTCAAGATCTAAGTCCAATTCAAGATCACGATCCAAGTCACAGcccaagaaagaaatgaaggctAAATCACGGTCTAGGTCTGCATCTCACACCAAATCTAGAGGCACCTCTAAAACAGATTCTAAAACACACTATAAGTCCAGCTCAAGATATGAAAAGGAGTcgagaaaaaaagaaccagcTAGATCCAAATCACAGTCAAGATCACATTCTAGATCTAGGTCAAAATCCAGATCAAGGTCATGGACTAGTCCCAAGTCCAGTGGCCACTAA
- the SRSF10 gene encoding serine/arginine-rich splicing factor 10 isoform X3 → MVAKIKGVIPDVSYRITVFLLFVITLTLTTFEDVRDAEDALHNLDRKWICGRQIEIQFAQGDRKTPNQMKAKEGRNLYSSSRYDDYDRYRRSRSRSYERRRSRSRSFDYSYRRSYSPRNSRPTGRPRRSRSHSDNDRFKHRNRSFSRSKSNSRSRSKSQPKKEMKAKSRSRSASHTKSRGTSKTDSKTHYKSSSRYEKESRKKEPARSKSQSRSHSRSRSKSRSRSWTSPKSSGH, encoded by the exons ATGGTGGCCAAGATTAAAGGAGTCATACCTGATGTATCCTACAGAataacagtttttcttctgtttgtcat TACCTTAACACTCACCACATTTGAAGATGTCCGTGATGCAGAAGATGCTCTCCATAATTTGGATCGAAAGTGGATTTGTGGTCGGCAAATAGAAATCCAGTTTGCACAGGGGGATCGGAAGA CACCAAATCAAATGAAAGCCAAGGAAGGGAGAAACCTATACAGTTCTTCTCGTTACGATGACTATGACAGATATAGGCGATCTAGAAGTCGGAGTTACGAAAGGAGACGGTCTAGAAGTCGTTCTTTTGATTACAGCTATAGAAGATCGTATAGTCCCAGAAA CAGTAGACCTACTGGAAGACCTCGTCGTAGCAGAAGCCATTCGGACAATGATAG GTTCAAACACCGCAATCGATCTTTTTCAAGATCTAAGTCCAATTCAAGATCACGATCCAAGTCACAGcccaagaaagaaatgaaggctAAATCACGGTCTAGGTCTGCATCTCACACCAAATCTAGAGGCACCTCTAAAACAGATTCTAAAACACACTATAAGTCCAGCTCAAGATATGAAAAGGAGTcgagaaaaaaagaaccagcTAGATCCAAATCACAGTCAAGATCACATTCTAGATCTAGGTCAAAATCCAGATCAAGGTCATGGACTAGTCCCAAGTCCAGTGGCCACTAA
- the SRSF10 gene encoding serine/arginine-rich splicing factor 10 isoform X1, with product MSRYLRPPNTSLFVRNVADDTRSEDLRREFGRYGPIVDVYVPLDFYTRRPRGFAYVQFEDVRDAEDALHNLDRKWICGRQIEIQFAQGDRKTPNQMKAKEGRNLYSSSRYDDYDRYRRSRSRSYERRRSRSRSFDYSYRRSYSPRNSRPTGRPRRSRSHSDNDRFKHRNRSFSRSKSNSRSRSKSQPKKEMKAKSRSRSASHTKSRGTSKTDSKTHYKSSSRYEKESRKKEPARSKSQSRSHSRSRSKSRSRSWTSPKSSGH from the exons ATGTCCCGCTACCTGCGTCCCCCTAACACCTCGCTCTTCGTGCGGAACGTGGCCGACGACACCCG GTCTGAAGACTTGCGCCGTGAATTTGGTCGTTATGGGCCTATAGTTGATGTATACGTTCCACTTGACTTCTACACTCGTCGTCCCAGAGGATTTGCTTATGTTCAAT TTGAAGATGTCCGTGATGCAGAAGATGCTCTCCATAATTTGGATCGAAAGTGGATTTGTGGTCGGCAAATAGAAATCCAGTTTGCACAGGGGGATCGGAAGA CACCAAATCAAATGAAAGCCAAGGAAGGGAGAAACCTATACAGTTCTTCTCGTTACGATGACTATGACAGATATAGGCGATCTAGAAGTCGGAGTTACGAAAGGAGACGGTCTAGAAGTCGTTCTTTTGATTACAGCTATAGAAGATCGTATAGTCCCAGAAA CAGTAGACCTACTGGAAGACCTCGTCGTAGCAGAAGCCATTCGGACAATGATAG GTTCAAACACCGCAATCGATCTTTTTCAAGATCTAAGTCCAATTCAAGATCACGATCCAAGTCACAGcccaagaaagaaatgaaggctAAATCACGGTCTAGGTCTGCATCTCACACCAAATCTAGAGGCACCTCTAAAACAGATTCTAAAACACACTATAAGTCCAGCTCAAGATATGAAAAGGAGTcgagaaaaaaagaaccagcTAGATCCAAATCACAGTCAAGATCACATTCTAGATCTAGGTCAAAATCCAGATCAAGGTCATGGACTAGTCCCAAGTCCAGTGGCCACTAA
- the SRSF10 gene encoding serine/arginine-rich splicing factor 10 isoform X5, translating to MSRYLRPPNTSLFVRNVADDTRSEDLRREFGRYGPIVDVYVPLDFYTRRPRGFAYVQFEDVRDAEDALHNLDRKWICGRQIEIQFAQGDRKTPNQMKAKEGRNLYSSSRYDDYDRYRRSRSRSYERRRSRSRSFDYSYRRSYSPRNRPTGRPRRSRSHSDNDRFKHRNRSFSRSKSNSRSRSKSQPKKEMKAKSRSRGRTKL from the exons ATGTCCCGCTACCTGCGTCCCCCTAACACCTCGCTCTTCGTGCGGAACGTGGCCGACGACACCCG GTCTGAAGACTTGCGCCGTGAATTTGGTCGTTATGGGCCTATAGTTGATGTATACGTTCCACTTGACTTCTACACTCGTCGTCCCAGAGGATTTGCTTATGTTCAAT TTGAAGATGTCCGTGATGCAGAAGATGCTCTCCATAATTTGGATCGAAAGTGGATTTGTGGTCGGCAAATAGAAATCCAGTTTGCACAGGGGGATCGGAAGA CACCAAATCAAATGAAAGCCAAGGAAGGGAGAAACCTATACAGTTCTTCTCGTTACGATGACTATGACAGATATAGGCGATCTAGAAGTCGGAGTTACGAAAGGAGACGGTCTAGAAGTCGTTCTTTTGATTACAGCTATAGAAGATCGTATAGTCCCAGAAA TAGACCTACTGGAAGACCTCGTCGTAGCAGAAGCCATTCGGACAATGATAG GTTCAAACACCGCAATCGATCTTTTTCAAGATCTAAGTCCAATTCAAGATCACGATCCAAGTCACAGcccaagaaagaaatgaaggctAAATCACGGTCTAG